One genomic region from Thalassotalea sp. PS06 encodes:
- a CDS encoding PilZ domain-containing protein, producing the protein MNQSSEKRTNYRNFVNQPLQLVVKEHEDEVAVNGFCIDVSDGGLAVELPHAVAVGTEVKISNDFDIHSELAICLNRGTVIRCQEQGNQRFLIAINFQ; encoded by the coding sequence ATGAATCAGTCCAGTGAAAAGCGAACGAACTACCGAAATTTCGTGAATCAGCCACTTCAGCTGGTCGTTAAAGAGCACGAAGATGAAGTGGCAGTTAATGGCTTTTGTATTGATGTTAGTGATGGTGGACTGGCCGTTGAGTTGCCACACGCGGTTGCTGTTGGAACCGAGGTTAAAATCAGCAATGATTTTGATATCCATTCTGAGCTGGCGATTTGTCTCAACCGGGGAACGGTAATTCGTTGTCAGGAGCAGGGCAATCAGAGATTTCTGATTGCCATTAATTTCCAATAA
- the hrpA gene encoding ATP-dependent RNA helicase HrpA — protein sequence MSSPSSSDSFALLNQTRLCDKFMLKRRLQGLKKIANEQKRERALEKIHEAILASIALKAQRQQQLPKVTYPEGLPVSEHAAEIKTAINDNQVVIIAGETGSGKTTQIPKICLELGRGVEGMIGHTQPRRIAARTVANRIAEELHSKLGDVVGYKVRFTDQVSERSYVKLMTDGILLAEMQKDRLLRQYDTIIIDEAHERSLNIDFILGYLKQILPKRPDLKVIITSATIDPQRFSNHFNQAPVIEVSGRTYPVDIVYQPLSEQDDYIAGIIRAVEDLQQLPPGDILVFLNGEREIRDAAAALEKENFRNTHILPLFSRLTVAEQNKIFAPHTGTNIVLSTNVAETSLTVPGIRYVIDTGTARISRYSYRTKVQRLPIEPISQASANQRAGRCGRVAEGVCIRLYSEEDFLLRPEFTDPEILRTNLATVILQMLALDLGNIADFPFVQPPDQRNINDGVRLLLELDAISEGKHGQNTLTATGRNLSKFPIDPRLAKMLLTATQYGCSQELAIITAGLTIQDPRERPMEKQQAADQHHSRFKDKQSDFISLLNLWVYIQQQQKALSNNQFRNLCKKQYLSYLRIREWQDIVSQLRLSIKEQGLDWSAFAPQIKIADDNGHMSFDVANQDTIHQAILSGLLSHLGNLDENREYKGARNSRFFIFPGSGLAKKTPKWLMAAELVETSRLFARFCARIDVEWVEPLAGHLVKRSYLEPHWDKKQGSVMAYEQVSLYGLVIVTKRRINYTKIDPETCRMMFVRQALVLGEGRIHQAFFQKNQDLIESITEMEDKSRRREFLVDEEQLVDFYLQRIPEHIADQASFLSWWKKTKKANPDLLTMSRNDVLQDDRDEINVDDYPTIWRQDNLALPISYHFDPGSADDGVSINIPISMLNQVEDVDFDWLIPALRLEKITALIKGLPKQVRKNFVPAPNYAQACFQAINPDGQSLTQAMAKQLLRMTGIRIDPELWNVSELPEHLKMNFKVVNDKGKLLSQGRDLLNLQEQLQSQVKKSIKAVADKGIEQQNITEWGFGKLPKSYEKTTANIKIQAFPALVDQGKDVAIELFETEQQAKDNMLQGVARLVLLSIPSPIKYLEQKLPNKSKLGLYFNPFGKISDLLTDCIHASARAIIAANGELPYDEPSFKIVRDKVRGEIADTVLDSAIKLEQILSMHHQIQKQLKGNLGFAAIQSHGDIKNQLTSLVYKGFVTRSGINKLDDLLRYLKGISRRLEKLPIDPNQDRLKMIEVNKAEALIDELEKQNRKGISDDDAKSLRWMVEEFRISLFAQNLGTAYPISLKRIKNRVSELQQG from the coding sequence GTGTCATCGCCATCTTCCTCAGATAGTTTCGCTCTTCTAAATCAAACTCGCCTTTGTGACAAGTTTATGCTTAAACGTCGATTACAAGGGTTAAAGAAAATCGCCAATGAACAAAAACGTGAACGGGCGCTAGAAAAAATACATGAAGCGATCCTTGCCTCCATTGCCCTTAAAGCACAACGTCAACAACAACTTCCTAAGGTTACTTATCCTGAGGGGTTGCCAGTTAGCGAACATGCTGCTGAAATCAAAACCGCAATTAACGACAACCAGGTGGTGATCATTGCTGGTGAGACCGGTTCTGGTAAAACGACGCAAATTCCTAAAATATGTCTTGAGCTAGGCCGAGGCGTGGAAGGCATGATTGGCCACACCCAACCTCGAAGAATAGCGGCGCGAACAGTCGCGAATCGAATTGCCGAGGAATTGCATTCAAAACTGGGTGATGTGGTTGGTTATAAAGTGCGATTTACCGATCAGGTTAGTGAACGTAGTTATGTAAAGCTAATGACCGACGGTATTTTGCTGGCGGAAATGCAAAAAGACCGACTATTGCGCCAATATGACACCATTATCATCGATGAGGCCCATGAACGCAGCCTGAACATAGACTTCATTCTTGGGTATCTTAAGCAAATTCTTCCAAAACGCCCTGACTTGAAAGTTATCATTACCTCGGCAACCATCGACCCGCAGCGCTTTTCGAATCATTTCAATCAGGCGCCGGTTATCGAGGTTTCTGGCCGCACCTATCCGGTCGATATCGTTTATCAGCCCTTGTCAGAACAGGACGATTACATAGCTGGTATTATCCGGGCGGTAGAGGACTTACAGCAGTTGCCACCTGGTGACATCCTGGTGTTTTTAAACGGTGAGCGAGAAATTCGCGACGCCGCTGCAGCGCTTGAAAAAGAGAACTTTCGCAATACCCATATTTTACCTTTGTTTTCACGGTTAACTGTCGCCGAACAAAATAAGATATTCGCTCCCCATACCGGAACCAATATTGTTCTCTCTACCAACGTAGCGGAAACTTCCCTGACGGTGCCAGGTATTCGTTATGTGATTGATACCGGTACGGCTCGGATATCCAGATATAGCTATCGAACCAAAGTACAGCGACTGCCGATTGAACCCATTTCCCAGGCCAGTGCCAATCAACGAGCAGGGCGATGTGGTCGTGTTGCGGAAGGGGTTTGTATTCGCTTGTATTCCGAAGAAGACTTTTTGTTACGACCGGAGTTTACCGATCCTGAGATCTTGCGTACCAATTTAGCAACGGTAATTTTGCAGATGCTAGCCTTAGATCTAGGTAACATCGCTGACTTTCCATTTGTGCAGCCACCGGATCAACGCAACATCAATGACGGTGTTCGTTTGCTGTTAGAATTAGATGCAATTAGCGAAGGCAAACACGGTCAAAATACCTTAACAGCGACCGGCCGAAACCTATCCAAGTTTCCTATCGATCCACGTTTGGCAAAAATGTTACTGACGGCTACTCAGTATGGCTGTAGTCAGGAACTGGCTATTATTACCGCCGGCCTGACGATTCAGGATCCCAGAGAGCGGCCAATGGAAAAACAACAGGCTGCGGATCAACACCATAGCCGCTTTAAGGATAAACAATCAGATTTTATCAGTTTGTTAAATCTCTGGGTCTATATCCAGCAGCAACAAAAAGCGCTGAGTAATAATCAATTTCGGAACTTATGTAAAAAACAATATCTGTCTTACCTTCGCATTCGTGAGTGGCAAGATATTGTCTCGCAACTCAGATTAAGCATAAAAGAACAAGGACTGGATTGGTCAGCGTTTGCTCCGCAAATAAAAATCGCTGACGACAATGGCCATATGTCTTTTGATGTGGCAAACCAGGATACGATTCACCAGGCCATATTATCAGGGCTGTTGAGTCACCTTGGTAACCTAGACGAAAACCGTGAGTACAAAGGCGCGCGAAACTCCCGCTTCTTTATCTTCCCTGGTTCTGGTTTGGCGAAGAAAACCCCAAAATGGCTGATGGCCGCAGAACTTGTCGAGACCAGTCGTTTGTTTGCCAGATTCTGTGCTCGTATTGATGTTGAATGGGTTGAACCCTTAGCCGGGCATTTGGTAAAGCGCAGCTATCTGGAGCCTCACTGGGATAAGAAGCAAGGTTCGGTAATGGCTTATGAACAAGTGAGTTTATATGGCCTGGTGATCGTTACCAAAAGGCGAATTAACTACACCAAGATCGATCCAGAAACCTGCCGAATGATGTTTGTTCGACAGGCTTTGGTGCTTGGTGAAGGACGAATTCACCAAGCTTTCTTTCAGAAAAATCAGGACTTAATTGAATCTATCACTGAGATGGAAGATAAATCTCGTCGTCGCGAGTTTCTTGTCGATGAAGAGCAGCTTGTGGACTTCTACCTGCAAAGAATTCCGGAGCATATTGCCGACCAGGCAAGTTTCCTTAGCTGGTGGAAAAAGACCAAAAAGGCTAATCCAGATTTATTAACCATGTCCCGCAATGACGTGCTTCAGGATGATAGGGATGAAATTAATGTAGATGATTACCCGACGATATGGCGTCAGGACAATTTGGCTTTACCGATCAGTTATCACTTTGATCCGGGGAGTGCCGATGACGGCGTCAGCATTAATATCCCGATTTCGATGTTAAATCAGGTTGAAGATGTTGACTTTGACTGGCTGATCCCGGCTTTGCGCTTAGAAAAGATAACGGCACTGATAAAAGGGTTGCCTAAACAGGTTCGCAAAAACTTTGTACCGGCGCCTAACTATGCACAGGCGTGTTTTCAGGCGATTAATCCCGATGGCCAATCATTAACCCAGGCAATGGCAAAGCAGCTGTTACGAATGACCGGTATACGCATAGACCCAGAGTTATGGAATGTTTCTGAGTTACCAGAACATCTGAAAATGAACTTTAAGGTGGTGAATGATAAAGGCAAGCTATTAAGCCAGGGGCGAGATCTACTAAACCTGCAGGAACAATTGCAGTCGCAGGTTAAAAAATCCATCAAAGCGGTTGCCGACAAAGGTATTGAACAACAAAATATCACCGAATGGGGTTTTGGTAAATTGCCAAAAAGTTATGAAAAAACCACGGCGAATATCAAAATTCAGGCGTTTCCAGCTTTGGTCGACCAGGGTAAAGATGTTGCAATTGAGCTATTTGAAACCGAGCAACAGGCAAAAGACAATATGCTGCAGGGTGTTGCCAGACTAGTGTTGTTAAGCATACCTTCACCAATTAAATACCTTGAGCAAAAGCTGCCAAATAAGTCGAAGCTGGGGTTGTATTTCAATCCATTCGGTAAGATTTCTGATCTGCTAACCGATTGTATCCATGCCAGCGCCCGAGCCATTATCGCTGCCAATGGTGAACTTCCTTATGACGAACCATCATTTAAAATAGTGCGAGATAAAGTTCGTGGCGAAATTGCAGATACCGTCCTAGATAGCGCCATTAAACTTGAGCAGATCCTGTCAATGCATCATCAGATTCAAAAGCAACTGAAAGGAAATCTCGGCTTTGCCGCAATTCAATCTCATGGAGACATTAAGAATCAGTTAACATCACTGGTTTATAAAGGTTTTGTTACTCGTAGCGGCATCAATAAGTTAGATGATTTACTTCGTTATCTTAAGGGCATTAGCCGTCGCCTGGAAAAGCTGCCTATTGACCCAAATCAGGACCGTTTGAAAATGATCGAAGTGAACAAAGCCGAAGCGTTAATTGATGAGCTGGAAAAGCAAAATCGTAAGGGCATTAGTGATGACGACGCTAAGTCGCTGCGCTGGATGGTGGAAGAGTTTCGCATTTCATTATTTGCGCAAAACCTCGGAACCGCATATCCAATATCTTTGAAACGCATTAAAAATCGAGTGTCGGAATTACAGCAAGGTTAG
- a CDS encoding CBS domain-containing protein, producing MESLQVKDYMNLYPVTFTADMAVEEASLRFLKTKQIGGPVIDDNGQLIGFLSESDVLAKMLQTSYYGEHMADVSQLMRTEVLTMKPYTSIVELAQTMLQQKPKVYPVTDDDGALLGTISRNDVLRAIDLHIRSTFHESTWQPKENQIQR from the coding sequence ATGGAATCACTTCAGGTAAAAGATTACATGAATTTGTATCCGGTCACCTTCACTGCCGATATGGCGGTCGAGGAGGCATCTCTTAGGTTTCTGAAAACAAAGCAAATAGGTGGTCCCGTCATTGATGACAATGGTCAACTGATTGGCTTTCTATCTGAGTCAGACGTATTGGCAAAAATGCTGCAAACCAGTTATTACGGTGAGCATATGGCAGATGTTAGTCAGCTAATGCGAACGGAAGTACTGACCATGAAACCATACACGAGTATCGTTGAATTGGCACAAACCATGTTACAGCAAAAACCTAAGGTATATCCCGTTACAGACGACGATGGTGCGCTGTTAGGCACCATTTCCCGTAACGATGTTTTGCGCGCTATTGATTTACATATTCGCTCTACTTTCCACGAATCGACGTGGCAACCAAAAGAGAACCAAATCCAAAGATAA
- a CDS encoding isoaspartyl peptidase/L-asparaginase family protein — protein sequence MRKILTLPLSLAFLSLACNQAAAFSTPANSEQSPIAIAIHGGAGTIAKENFTEQQEQAYRQKLEEAVNTGYKVLAEGGSSTDAVIVAIQILEASPYFNAGVGAVYTYDGTHELDASIMDGATLEAGAVSGVKNVASPIALANVIKDRSAHVMLSGEGAQDFAKEQGLELVDNSFFDTPHRKLQLDKAIEKLHQSDEKQNDKAAYQNLDTHFKYGTVGAVALDKEGNLAAGTSTGGMTAKRFGRIGDSPIIGAGTYANNQSCAVSATGHGEFFIRYHVAADICARVQYQNISLQQAADTVVNDVLVEAGGSGGVIAIDSQGNIAMPFNSKGMYRASKKLGGNAEVAIFKSE from the coding sequence ATGCGAAAAATTCTAACTTTACCTTTGTCATTGGCCTTTTTGTCTCTTGCCTGTAATCAGGCGGCTGCGTTTTCTACACCTGCAAATTCTGAACAATCGCCGATTGCTATTGCAATACACGGTGGCGCCGGAACAATAGCTAAAGAGAACTTTACTGAACAACAGGAACAGGCGTATCGACAAAAGCTCGAAGAAGCAGTGAATACGGGTTACAAAGTATTGGCAGAAGGAGGCAGCAGTACCGATGCGGTGATTGTAGCTATTCAAATCCTCGAGGCGAGCCCATATTTTAATGCTGGCGTCGGTGCGGTTTATACCTACGATGGCACTCATGAGTTAGACGCCTCTATTATGGACGGAGCTACGCTAGAAGCTGGTGCGGTATCCGGGGTAAAAAATGTTGCTAGCCCAATTGCGCTTGCTAATGTCATTAAAGACAGATCTGCGCACGTAATGTTAAGTGGCGAAGGGGCACAGGATTTTGCAAAAGAACAGGGTTTGGAGTTGGTTGACAACAGCTTTTTTGACACGCCGCATCGAAAACTTCAGCTAGATAAAGCGATCGAAAAGTTACATCAGAGCGATGAAAAGCAAAACGATAAAGCGGCCTATCAAAACCTGGATACGCATTTTAAATATGGCACCGTGGGCGCGGTCGCGTTAGATAAAGAAGGTAACCTCGCCGCTGGTACGTCAACCGGTGGAATGACAGCCAAAAGGTTCGGCCGGATTGGTGATTCACCAATCATTGGTGCAGGAACCTATGCCAACAATCAATCCTGTGCGGTATCAGCAACAGGCCATGGCGAATTTTTTATCCGTTATCATGTTGCTGCTGATATTTGTGCCAGGGTTCAATATCAAAACATATCACTGCAACAGGCGGCAGATACGGTGGTTAATGATGTTCTCGTTGAGGCTGGCGGCAGTGGCGGCGTTATCGCGATTGATTCACAAGGCAATATTGCCATGCCTTTTAACTCCAAAGGTATGTACCGGGCATCGAAAAAGCTTGGTGGTAACGCTGAAGTTGCGATTTTTAAATCAGAATAG
- a CDS encoding DUF3718 domain-containing protein yields MIFSTNVVAETDAMPSYMENALIDVCKAAESNNTIRFSQALDSHRLDTQTVALKVVCNGENISDFAATRGAYDTAERLNESLDDVSIEDVALHSKNKLSVNY; encoded by the coding sequence ATGATTTTTAGCACAAATGTAGTAGCAGAGACTGATGCGATGCCATCGTACATGGAAAATGCATTAATAGATGTCTGTAAAGCTGCTGAATCCAATAACACGATCCGTTTCAGCCAAGCGCTAGACAGTCATCGTCTGGATACCCAAACCGTTGCTCTGAAAGTCGTTTGTAATGGTGAAAACATTTCAGACTTTGCGGCGACTCGAGGTGCTTACGATACTGCAGAGCGCTTAAATGAAAGCCTCGATGACGTAAGCATCGAAGACGTGGCACTTCATTCTAAAAATAAATTAAGTGTTAACTACTAG
- a CDS encoding winged helix-turn-helix domain-containing protein — protein sequence MASISYLLDDWVIYPEKSLIEKDGEVIHLEPKVMEVLVYLLENSNRVVSREELNEKVWQSRYTSDDVITRAISVLRKKLNDHDKVRQYIKTIPKHGYLLDYTPSRNEQIPEPIGNDNARLVTFKFRKRTLFASLALLLVAVALWFAVSRIYAEPEPVKLRIENFTANDNLDESILVAKTLTQQLITTLGNSKYVQVSLSNRLIDAREDNFDYFVGGAVRRIEQDIQVSLHFADAKDGKVIWSQTFAGAADDWPLLVNSVANTLDYFIEVVNSNNLDLSSMSIETMQTELLIHQARQLRLVSNYDNYLTSIQLLENGMRTYPQSVEIPIELGIAYYRAASFLGNAEYLSKMRNLFIRVAPEDMEQGMVFIKALYQYGNKDIELDELINDAVKASDALKNQPEYQSYLGSFYLQLNQFQKAESHLQRALKLEPKLSVATFNYAKLQSRLGHHQSALDTLTSYLNLNYRDYSARYLFAWLLVDTGQFADAIDFLNQTPLKATEKELIILLAQANFYLGDKTTASHYYSRLVASAEPATLAQMKCQLSIVNAQDEEFGCPAGKDGQMGNLIFGRYLMLKGEYQKALSMYQPFFNESINPDNLSGLSDWIDYAWLLSKNGEQQRAEQIARQLKQSTADLNHLGFEGKGISDVVLNIILGDERAATFAFQQAVDKGWQHYYQWKYGGSHPALVAIEQRQGYQQSFKFIERSLQLQRKQLAANKKIAN from the coding sequence ATGGCGAGTATTTCCTATCTTTTAGACGACTGGGTAATTTACCCGGAAAAGTCGTTGATTGAAAAAGATGGGGAGGTGATTCATCTCGAGCCTAAAGTTATGGAGGTATTAGTTTATCTCTTAGAGAATAGTAATCGGGTGGTATCAAGAGAAGAATTAAATGAAAAGGTATGGCAATCCAGATACACCTCAGACGATGTAATAACCCGGGCAATTTCGGTCCTACGTAAAAAACTCAATGATCATGACAAGGTGCGCCAATACATAAAAACCATACCTAAACACGGTTATTTGCTCGACTACACACCTTCCAGAAATGAACAAATTCCTGAACCCATTGGCAATGATAACGCCCGTCTTGTCACCTTTAAATTTCGAAAGAGGACCCTGTTTGCTTCGCTTGCTCTTTTGCTAGTAGCTGTAGCCTTATGGTTTGCCGTCAGTCGTATTTATGCCGAGCCTGAACCGGTAAAACTTAGGATTGAAAATTTTACAGCCAACGACAACCTTGATGAGAGCATACTCGTCGCAAAAACTCTGACTCAACAATTGATAACGACGCTCGGCAATTCTAAATACGTGCAGGTTAGTCTTAGTAATCGATTGATTGACGCCAGGGAGGATAACTTTGATTATTTTGTCGGAGGAGCGGTAAGACGCATAGAACAAGATATTCAGGTAAGTCTGCATTTTGCCGACGCCAAAGATGGCAAAGTGATCTGGAGCCAAACATTTGCTGGGGCCGCTGATGATTGGCCTTTACTGGTTAACAGCGTAGCCAATACGTTAGATTATTTTATTGAAGTGGTAAACAGTAACAATCTCGACTTAAGTTCAATGTCTATAGAGACGATGCAAACGGAATTGCTCATTCACCAAGCAAGGCAATTAAGACTGGTCAGCAATTACGATAATTATTTAACCTCGATACAATTGTTAGAAAATGGCATGCGTACCTATCCACAATCCGTTGAAATCCCAATCGAGTTGGGCATCGCTTATTATAGGGCTGCAAGTTTCTTGGGAAATGCTGAATACCTGTCAAAGATGCGAAATCTATTTATCCGAGTCGCTCCCGAAGACATGGAGCAGGGCATGGTTTTCATCAAAGCTTTGTATCAATATGGCAACAAGGATATCGAGTTAGATGAGTTGATTAATGACGCGGTGAAAGCGTCAGATGCTCTAAAAAACCAGCCCGAGTATCAAAGTTATTTAGGCTCGTTTTACTTGCAGTTGAATCAGTTTCAAAAAGCCGAATCGCATTTGCAAAGAGCCCTAAAGCTGGAGCCGAAATTATCGGTAGCAACCTTTAATTACGCGAAACTTCAGAGTCGGTTAGGGCATCATCAATCCGCTCTGGACACGTTAACCAGTTATCTGAATCTTAATTATCGTGATTACAGTGCCAGATACTTGTTTGCCTGGCTATTGGTTGACACCGGACAATTTGCTGACGCTATAGACTTTCTTAATCAAACACCTTTAAAAGCAACGGAAAAAGAGCTGATTATTTTGCTGGCGCAGGCGAATTTTTATTTAGGCGATAAAACCACTGCCAGTCACTATTACTCGCGTTTAGTAGCCAGTGCTGAACCTGCGACTTTGGCCCAAATGAAGTGCCAGTTAAGCATTGTTAATGCTCAGGACGAGGAATTCGGGTGCCCTGCAGGTAAGGATGGGCAGATGGGGAATCTAATTTTTGGCCGTTACCTAATGCTAAAAGGCGAGTATCAAAAAGCACTGTCGATGTATCAGCCATTCTTTAATGAATCTATTAATCCTGATAATTTATCGGGCCTGTCCGATTGGATTGATTACGCCTGGTTGTTGTCAAAAAATGGCGAGCAACAGCGGGCTGAACAAATAGCACGCCAGTTAAAACAATCAACGGCGGATTTAAATCACCTGGGGTTTGAAGGTAAAGGTATCAGTGACGTTGTTCTTAATATCATTCTCGGTGACGAACGAGCTGCGACTTTTGCATTTCAACAAGCCGTCGACAAGGGCTGGCAACATTATTATCAGTGGAAATATGGAGGTTCGCATCCGGCATTGGTAGCGATCGAACAACGCCAGGGGTATCAGCAAAGCTTTAAGTTTATCGAACGTTCGTTACAATTACAGCGCAAGCAACTGGCGGCTAATAAAAAGATCGCTAATTAA
- the recD gene encoding exodeoxyribonuclease V subunit alpha: protein MTNKYQENQQAQQSFLFADEAPVETWQHYLDKLPNVLKLKKQLADIEAIDYFLAKEILATSSESRFDDQEFSALFHLFVALSQFQRQGHTCLPLATVAGQLWFESSEGSDEAYPGYVFAELAFLDDILARFIGACTEQGLVVVDNQQLYLRRYWRFETELADVINHRLRAEAISSQQSDTDSNADSNKAAADIVQQLFPHSEENETDWQKVAVANALNKSFSIIAGGPGTGKTYTVTKLIAAIIMQSKVNPDIKLVAPTGKAAQRLSESIAAAVEGFRKDGSIPDSVLDAIPLTGLTLHRLLGVIPNSPNFRHHQDNPLSCDVVIVDEVSMVDLPLMTRLFRALPEKCKVVLLGDCQQLPSVETGSVLADLATSSVTRYSVENANYIRQLTSQNIAASESFNCDYLTYLTKSRRFQGSGGIGLLAKAIIDGDSKQSWQLLTKDTKQLQLASEKFLSKYVQNLTQDYYREIFLQTDLSAAYAKFQGFRILTPSRSGEGGIESLNEMIEQELQSQGFKAYGQTLYRGRPIMITQNHYKLQLFNGDIGMIWPDADGNLKAHFPDGDQFRSVSIPRLPPFETVFAMTIHKTQGSEFASVAMVIPEKGSTRLLSRELIYTGLTRAKSHFQLFSRKKEFIEGIEKRVSRCSGLGSRIQR, encoded by the coding sequence ATGACAAATAAATATCAGGAAAACCAGCAAGCGCAACAGAGCTTTTTATTTGCCGATGAGGCGCCAGTCGAAACCTGGCAACATTACCTTGATAAATTACCTAATGTGTTGAAACTGAAGAAACAACTTGCCGATATTGAAGCCATTGATTACTTCCTGGCAAAAGAGATCCTTGCTACCAGCAGTGAATCCAGATTCGACGATCAAGAGTTTTCGGCTTTGTTTCATTTATTTGTCGCGCTCTCGCAGTTTCAAAGGCAGGGACATACCTGCTTACCGTTGGCAACGGTAGCCGGGCAGTTATGGTTTGAAAGTAGCGAAGGTTCAGATGAGGCTTATCCCGGCTATGTTTTTGCGGAACTCGCATTCTTAGACGATATTCTTGCGCGGTTTATCGGTGCATGCACTGAGCAAGGATTAGTGGTTGTCGATAATCAACAGCTTTATTTGCGACGTTACTGGCGGTTTGAAACAGAATTAGCCGATGTCATTAATCATCGATTACGGGCTGAGGCAATATCTTCACAACAATCCGATACTGACAGCAATGCTGACAGCAATAAAGCCGCCGCTGATATCGTGCAACAATTATTTCCTCACTCAGAGGAAAACGAAACCGATTGGCAAAAGGTTGCGGTGGCTAATGCCTTAAATAAATCGTTTAGCATCATCGCTGGGGGGCCCGGGACGGGAAAAACGTATACGGTCACTAAACTCATTGCGGCGATAATCATGCAATCGAAGGTAAATCCTGATATCAAACTGGTTGCACCAACCGGCAAGGCTGCGCAACGTTTAAGTGAATCCATTGCCGCTGCAGTGGAAGGCTTTCGCAAAGATGGCAGCATACCCGATTCGGTTCTGGATGCGATTCCATTAACCGGGTTGACTTTGCATAGACTGTTGGGCGTTATCCCCAATAGTCCAAATTTCCGCCATCATCAGGATAATCCTTTATCCTGTGACGTCGTTATCGTTGATGAAGTATCTATGGTGGACTTACCATTGATGACCCGACTGTTCAGAGCGCTTCCAGAAAAATGTAAAGTCGTATTGTTAGGTGACTGTCAGCAGTTACCTTCAGTGGAAACCGGAAGTGTGCTTGCCGATCTGGCAACCTCATCGGTAACCCGGTATTCCGTTGAGAATGCCAATTATATTCGTCAGTTAACCTCACAAAACATCGCTGCGAGTGAGAGCTTTAATTGCGATTACCTTACGTATCTCACCAAATCCAGACGTTTCCAGGGCAGCGGTGGAATCGGGTTGTTGGCAAAGGCTATTATTGACGGTGACAGTAAACAGTCCTGGCAATTATTGACTAAGGATACCAAACAGTTACAGCTGGCATCGGAAAAATTCCTGAGCAAATATGTGCAAAATCTCACTCAGGATTATTATCGAGAGATATTTTTACAAACCGACTTATCTGCGGCGTATGCCAAGTTTCAGGGGTTTAGAATTCTTACGCCAAGCCGATCAGGTGAGGGTGGCATTGAATCGCTAAATGAGATGATAGAGCAGGAATTACAGAGTCAGGGGTTTAAAGCCTATGGCCAAACCCTTTACCGCGGGCGACCAATTATGATCACCCAGAACCATTATAAGTTACAGTTGTTTAATGGTGACATTGGGATGATTTGGCCAGATGCCGATGGCAACTTAAAAGCCCATTTTCCTGACGGCGATCAGTTTCGTTCGGTTTCCATTCCTCGTTTACCGCCATTCGAAACGGTTTTTGCAATGACCATCCACAAAACTCAGGGATCTGAGTTTGCAAGCGTTGCCATGGTTATTCCTGAAAAAGGTAGTACTCGGTTATTATCCAGAGAACTGATTTATACCGGGCTTACCCGGGCAAAATCCCACTTCCAGTTATTTTCAAGGAAAAAAGAGTTTATTGAGGGGATAGAGAAACGTGTAAGCCGATGTTCAGGTCTGGGCTCGAGAATTCAAAGATAG